One window from the genome of Leuconostoc suionicum encodes:
- a CDS encoding leucine-rich repeat protein, producing MMYNDDTVRETRGKYLLIRMMFIILFVGGALCINSTIVHADGVPQPSLKIKNGVLYGFSDNSSQHIGAKVVIPNNVTSIASTAFYNQGIASVDFSSATNLKSIGDFAFAKNRLTAVQYPNLNDNNLGWYIFYDNAISSVTFANGVTHINDGAFAKNPNLTSVTFPATITSIGDWTFAGDRLKTVDLTTIKNTNSLSVGSGAFYGNQASHITVLPNNVLDSSGNHPVRWYGYEAFGQNTGQADAVAKQYALKHQSYGKGASGSISNPQSFTYDHNDPTVVTGIKSGVTTLGKTIVIPTNVTKVAANAFKSLGLTGVDFSKATNLKQIGNFAFYDNQISNTLTLPNSLNTDISGIGWYAFASNNIAKVNLPNNGLTALNDFVFASNQLTSINLPNTLKTMGDGTFIDNQMTNIILPSSIQRVGSGCFAGNLINSTRATELTATINGTNSEKSFSAVLYPFGITDTNQSPAASTIKNRFVEMNDGTWKYLDSNGVPLTGKQIIDGHTYYFKSDGTQVKGYSIKFKDGSVHYFDANSGDMLN from the coding sequence ATGATGTATAACGATGATACGGTTAGAGAAACTCGAGGCAAATATCTTTTGATCAGAATGATGTTCATTATATTGTTTGTTGGTGGTGCATTGTGTATCAATAGCACGATTGTCCATGCTGATGGCGTACCACAACCGTCTCTCAAAATAAAGAATGGGGTCTTGTATGGTTTTTCGGACAATTCATCACAACATATAGGGGCAAAGGTTGTGATTCCAAATAATGTTACAAGTATTGCTAGCACTGCTTTTTACAATCAAGGCATTGCGAGTGTTGATTTTAGTTCAGCAACTAACCTAAAATCTATCGGAGATTTTGCTTTTGCTAAAAATCGTTTAACAGCTGTGCAGTATCCTAATCTAAATGACAATAATTTAGGATGGTATATTTTCTATGATAACGCGATCAGCTCAGTCACGTTTGCTAACGGTGTGACACATATTAACGATGGTGCCTTTGCCAAAAATCCTAATCTGACATCGGTCACTTTTCCAGCAACAATTACATCAATTGGTGATTGGACATTTGCCGGTGATCGCTTAAAGACGGTTGATCTGACAACGATAAAAAATACGAATAGCTTAAGTGTTGGCTCAGGAGCTTTCTATGGAAATCAAGCCTCACATATTACGGTGTTACCCAATAATGTATTAGATAGTAGTGGCAATCATCCGGTTCGCTGGTATGGTTATGAAGCTTTTGGACAAAATACTGGGCAGGCGGATGCCGTTGCTAAGCAATATGCATTGAAGCATCAGTCTTATGGGAAAGGGGCATCTGGTAGCATAAGTAATCCACAAAGTTTTACTTATGATCACAATGATCCAACAGTAGTGACAGGTATTAAATCGGGCGTCACCACACTCGGTAAAACTATTGTTATTCCCACGAATGTGACAAAGGTTGCTGCTAATGCGTTTAAATCATTAGGCCTCACGGGCGTAGATTTCTCCAAAGCAACAAATCTGAAACAGATTGGGAATTTTGCTTTCTATGATAACCAAATTTCAAACACATTAACTTTACCTAACAGCCTAAACACTGACATATCAGGTATTGGCTGGTATGCATTTGCGTCAAATAATATAGCAAAAGTTAACTTACCAAATAATGGTCTGACAGCATTGAATGATTTTGTGTTTGCTAGCAATCAACTTACTAGTATCAACTTGCCAAACACTTTGAAAACAATGGGGGATGGTACCTTCATTGATAATCAAATGACAAATATAATATTACCATCTAGTATTCAAAGAGTTGGTTCTGGATGTTTTGCTGGCAACTTAATTAACAGTACACGCGCAACAGAACTAACCGCTACAATTAATGGTACAAATTCTGAAAAAAGTTTTTCAGCAGTATTATATCCTTTTGGTATAACTGATACCAATCAGTCGCCAGCAGCTAGCACGATTAAGAATCGCTTTGTAGAAATGAATGATGGCACTTGGAAGTACTTAGACAGCAATGGAGTACCTTTAACAGGTAAGCAGATTATTGACGGACATACTTATTATTTTAAATCTGATGGCACACAAGTAAAAGGTTACTCTATCAAATTCAAGGACGGTAGTGTGCACTATTTTGATGCGAATAGTGGCGATATGTTGAACTAA